Proteins from one Chitinophaga oryzae genomic window:
- the leuB gene encoding 3-isopropylmalate dehydrogenase, protein MGVEKKILVIPGDGIGQEVTTWGQKVLTAIAANYHHKFTFEEGIMGHVAIEATGDPLPEETLQKAKNSDAILFGAIGHAKYDNDPTLKVRPEQGLLKIRKELGLYANLRPIKLFDELLEASSIKPEILRGSDILFFRELTGDVYFGEKKRTEDRNTASDLMIYHRYEVERIARKAYEAARNRRKKLCSVDKANVLEASRLWREVMQEVAKEYPDVETEHMFIDNAAMQLIKDPKRFDVVVTGNLFGDILTDEASQIAGSMGMLASASVGDKTGFYEPIHGSAHDIAGKGIANPLASILSAALMLDISFGLKTESQRVIKAVEATLRQGYRTMDIANKHTVNEFIMGTDAMGAKVLENLN, encoded by the coding sequence ATGGGCGTAGAGAAGAAAATATTGGTAATACCCGGCGACGGCATAGGCCAGGAAGTAACCACCTGGGGGCAGAAAGTACTGACTGCCATCGCTGCCAACTATCACCACAAATTCACGTTTGAAGAAGGTATCATGGGCCATGTGGCCATCGAAGCCACCGGCGACCCGCTGCCTGAAGAAACGCTGCAGAAGGCTAAAAACAGCGACGCTATCCTGTTTGGCGCCATCGGCCACGCGAAATATGACAACGATCCAACGCTGAAAGTAAGACCTGAACAAGGCCTGCTGAAGATCCGCAAGGAACTGGGCCTGTACGCTAACCTACGCCCCATCAAGCTGTTCGACGAACTGCTGGAAGCTTCCAGCATCAAACCGGAAATCCTCCGTGGCTCCGATATCCTTTTCTTCCGCGAACTCACCGGCGACGTGTATTTCGGCGAAAAGAAAAGAACAGAAGACCGCAACACCGCTTCCGACCTGATGATCTATCATCGTTATGAAGTGGAACGCATCGCCCGCAAAGCCTACGAAGCTGCCCGTAACCGCCGCAAAAAACTCTGCTCCGTAGACAAGGCTAACGTACTGGAAGCCAGCCGGCTGTGGAGAGAAGTGATGCAGGAAGTAGCCAAAGAATATCCCGATGTGGAAACAGAACATATGTTCATCGACAACGCTGCCATGCAGCTGATCAAAGACCCGAAGCGTTTTGACGTAGTGGTAACAGGTAACCTCTTCGGTGACATCCTCACCGACGAAGCGTCCCAGATCGCAGGTTCCATGGGTATGCTGGCTTCAGCGTCCGTTGGCGATAAAACAGGCTTCTACGAACCTATCCACGGTTCTGCACATGACATTGCCGGTAAAGGCATTGCCAATCCGCTGGCATCCATCCTGTCCGCCGCACTCATGCTCGACATCTCCTTCGGCCTCAAAACCGAATCACAACGCGTGATCAAAGCAGTAGAAGCTACCCTCCGCCAGGGCTACAGGACAATGGACATTGCCAATAAGCATACCGTGAATGAATTCATCATGGGCACAGACGCCATGGGCGCCAAAGTACTGGAAAACCTGAACTAA
- a CDS encoding 2-isopropylmalate synthase encodes MDKNRVYVFDTTLRDGEQVPGCQLTTVEKIIVAKKLEALGVDIIEAGFPISSPGDFQSVVEISKAVTEPVICALTRANTTDIDAAAEALRFAKRKRIHTGIGSSDIHIKHKFNSTREQIVERAVAAVKYARKFTDDVEFFAEDAGRADNAFLAQMIEAVIAAGATTVNIPDTNGYCLPNQYGAKIKYLVDHVSNIDKAIISVHCHNDLGLATANTIAGVMNGARQVECTINGIGERAGNTSLEEVAMILKTHHGLGYHTNINSKGIYDISTLVEKMMRMPVQANKAIVGRNAFAHSSGIHQDGVLKHRENYEILNPEDVGINSNSIILTARSGRHALKHHLERLGYKMDKINLDEVYQRFLEMADKKKEISDADLQQLMGDGDDKNYGDKAIKVTLLQVVCGDPLRPMATVKLRINGEDREASAAGNGPVNATINAIHAIIKDDIELDEFSIQAMHGGSEDVSKVNMRVKHNGQSFYGFGYSTDIVNASVHAYVDALNKIY; translated from the coding sequence ATGGATAAAAATCGTGTATACGTCTTTGATACTACCCTGCGTGACGGCGAACAGGTCCCTGGTTGCCAGTTGACTACTGTCGAAAAAATTATTGTAGCGAAAAAACTGGAAGCGCTGGGAGTGGATATCATTGAAGCCGGCTTCCCTATCTCCAGCCCCGGCGATTTCCAAAGCGTGGTGGAAATATCCAAGGCGGTGACTGAACCTGTTATCTGCGCACTCACCCGCGCCAATACCACTGATATCGATGCTGCCGCAGAAGCCCTGCGCTTCGCTAAACGCAAGCGTATCCATACCGGTATCGGTTCTTCCGATATTCATATCAAACATAAATTCAACAGCACCCGCGAACAGATCGTGGAACGCGCGGTAGCGGCCGTGAAATATGCCCGTAAATTCACCGACGACGTAGAGTTCTTTGCGGAAGATGCCGGCCGCGCAGACAACGCTTTCCTCGCACAGATGATCGAAGCGGTGATCGCCGCAGGCGCCACCACCGTGAACATCCCGGACACCAACGGCTACTGCCTGCCCAACCAGTACGGCGCTAAAATCAAATACCTGGTAGATCACGTCTCCAATATCGATAAAGCCATTATCTCCGTTCACTGCCACAACGACCTGGGCCTGGCTACTGCCAACACCATCGCCGGCGTAATGAACGGCGCCCGCCAGGTGGAATGTACGATCAACGGTATCGGCGAACGCGCCGGTAACACTTCCCTCGAAGAAGTGGCCATGATCCTGAAAACACACCACGGACTGGGATACCATACCAATATCAACTCTAAAGGCATCTACGATATCAGCACGCTGGTAGAGAAAATGATGCGTATGCCGGTACAGGCCAACAAAGCCATCGTAGGCCGCAACGCTTTCGCGCACAGCTCCGGCATCCACCAGGACGGTGTGCTGAAGCACCGCGAAAACTACGAAATCCTCAACCCGGAAGACGTAGGTATCAACTCCAATTCCATTATCCTCACCGCCCGCAGCGGCCGCCACGCGCTGAAACATCACCTTGAGCGGCTGGGCTACAAAATGGATAAAATCAACCTCGACGAAGTATACCAACGCTTCCTCGAAATGGCGGACAAGAAAAAAGAAATCAGCGACGCAGACCTGCAGCAGCTGATGGGCGACGGAGATGATAAAAACTATGGCGATAAAGCTATCAAAGTAACGCTGTTACAGGTGGTGTGCGGCGATCCGCTGCGCCCTATGGCAACCGTGAAACTGCGCATCAACGGGGAAGACCGGGAAGCCAGTGCTGCCGGCAACGGCCCTGTGAACGCTACCATCAACGCTATCCACGCTATCATCAAGGATGATATTGAACTGGATGAATTCAGCATCCAGGCCATGCACGGCGGCAGCGAAGACGTGAGCAAAGTAAATATGCGCGTAAAACACAACGGCCAGTCTTTCTACGGCTTCGGTTACTCTACCGATATCGTGAATGCCTCTGTGCACGCCTATGTAGACGCGCTCAATAAGATATACTAA